A genomic region of Pseudoalteromonas piscicida contains the following coding sequences:
- a CDS encoding aldolase/citrate lyase/malate synthase family protein, with the protein MAAQLQPHTEQPIDDTKAQQSMLAKQYLDEQCPLEFGSHMEVTDYVVYYNHLLAFFANGTHCGLKNCSQFVALCGHRETPEAILLKQDDGLHIEITFNRTGMLGQFDSAHIEDIIVETPLASVVGKKTKTQLQKLWMSFYHGVQQPAGKACYRAKNGDDYEL; encoded by the coding sequence AGCAACCAATTGACGATACGAAAGCGCAACAGTCAATGCTGGCAAAACAGTATCTTGATGAACAATGTCCTTTAGAGTTTGGCTCACACATGGAGGTGACAGACTATGTGGTTTACTACAATCACCTGCTTGCGTTTTTTGCCAACGGCACCCATTGTGGTTTAAAAAATTGTAGCCAATTCGTCGCGCTTTGCGGTCACCGTGAAACTCCGGAGGCTATTTTGTTAAAACAAGACGATGGCTTACATATTGAAATTACTTTCAATCGCACCGGAATGCTCGGCCAATTTGATAGCGCCCATATCGAAGATATTATCGTCGAAACACCACTGGCGTCTGTGGTTGGTAAAAAGACTAAAACCCAGCTACAAAAACTGTGGATGAGCTTTTATCATGGCGTGCAACAACCAGCAGGAAAAGCCTGTTATCGTGCCAAAAATGGGGATGATTATGAACTTTGA
- a CDS encoding cation:dicarboxylate symporter family transporter, whose translation MTKLLNFLKNINWMLWALILGIFAGLVFGERLSFLKPIGTGFVNLMQITILPYIVVSLIVGLGKFNPEQVKSILAKAALVMISIWVVGLAVIWCFIMTLPAHDAGTFFSPALVAAAPEVDFVKHYIPSNPFASMAEGNVPALVIFCIALGMALISNQKKNRLLDVLEVVGQGLSVISKKIIAIFPIGIFAMTASTAGTMSAEELSELQVYWVVVLCVGVYLMLVLLPMLVAALTPVKYRDLIMVMRNAWITAFSTGNVFIVLPVITEGIKDHLRKIKQSDESSDHIAEVLVPIAYTFPSLGKLTTLIFVSFAAWLTGNQIGIEQIPNVSLSAMLSYFANVHIAIPYLLDTLRVPADTYQLYLSMSVLTAKVVSPTTVVYIFAFVFLCIFINRRQLHLKRVRSVYYLTLLSALLPAFMLLSFTANNYLGKQTKSADEAIANMVISDTVPAHVLSYVPKAYQSGELSLTNIDVIKKRNLLRVGYLIDNVPFSYFNQKDQLVGFDVSLAHRLASDLGVKIEFIPFKKPQLAEYLNKGYFDIAMSGLEINIADLQSVRFSDKVLELQLALLAKDHDLKKFADKSALLTHDKLNLAHVEYAPLLKQLAQQNPKVKVSSINNLQSYFKHPEKYDALVISAEAGFAWSMFYPEFGVVVPEGASLKYPVGFAVAKRNQDLLSYVNAWLTIQHTNGRIEKTYDYWILGKGSVQKQTRWSLMDELEIDPNTLIDKLKF comes from the coding sequence ATGACCAAATTGCTTAATTTTCTAAAAAACATTAACTGGATGCTTTGGGCGCTCATACTTGGCATTTTTGCGGGTTTAGTTTTCGGTGAACGGTTATCATTTTTAAAACCTATCGGTACAGGTTTTGTAAACCTGATGCAAATCACCATTCTCCCTTATATTGTCGTCAGTCTTATCGTGGGTTTAGGGAAATTTAATCCCGAACAAGTTAAAAGCATTCTTGCAAAAGCAGCGCTAGTCATGATCTCCATTTGGGTGGTAGGTCTTGCTGTGATCTGGTGCTTTATTATGACATTACCAGCGCATGATGCCGGGACCTTTTTCTCCCCTGCACTGGTCGCCGCGGCTCCCGAAGTAGACTTCGTTAAACATTATATTCCCTCTAATCCATTTGCTTCTATGGCAGAAGGTAATGTACCGGCCTTAGTCATATTTTGTATTGCGCTAGGTATGGCGCTTATTTCTAATCAAAAGAAAAACCGTTTACTCGATGTGTTAGAAGTCGTTGGTCAAGGTCTGTCAGTTATTTCCAAGAAGATCATTGCCATCTTCCCTATTGGCATTTTTGCGATGACAGCAAGCACCGCAGGCACCATGAGCGCAGAAGAACTGTCTGAATTGCAAGTGTACTGGGTTGTCGTTTTATGTGTCGGCGTGTACTTGATGTTAGTACTACTACCTATGCTTGTTGCCGCACTCACCCCTGTTAAGTATCGCGACCTCATCATGGTTATGCGCAATGCATGGATCACCGCATTTAGTACCGGAAACGTTTTTATTGTATTGCCGGTGATCACCGAGGGGATCAAAGATCATTTACGCAAAATTAAGCAAAGCGACGAAAGCTCTGATCACATCGCTGAGGTGTTAGTGCCTATCGCTTATACCTTCCCGAGTTTAGGAAAGCTTACTACCCTCATTTTTGTCTCTTTTGCGGCATGGCTTACCGGCAATCAGATCGGCATCGAACAAATTCCTAATGTGTCTTTATCAGCGATGCTAAGTTACTTTGCTAACGTGCATATCGCTATTCCCTATTTGCTCGATACCTTGCGTGTCCCGGCTGATACTTATCAGTTATATCTATCGATGTCAGTACTCACCGCAAAAGTGGTTTCACCGACCACTGTGGTATATATCTTCGCATTTGTATTTTTATGTATTTTTATCAATCGCAGACAATTACACTTAAAACGCGTACGTTCAGTTTATTATTTAACGCTATTATCTGCATTACTCCCAGCATTTATGCTGTTGAGTTTTACGGCAAATAATTATCTCGGTAAGCAAACTAAATCGGCCGATGAGGCCATAGCTAATATGGTGATCTCGGATACCGTCCCTGCTCATGTGCTTAGCTATGTCCCTAAAGCATACCAAAGTGGTGAGCTGTCTCTGACGAATATCGATGTGATTAAAAAACGTAACCTGCTGCGTGTAGGATATCTTATCGATAATGTGCCATTTAGTTACTTTAATCAAAAAGACCAGTTAGTGGGTTTTGATGTCAGCCTCGCACATAGGCTCGCATCCGACCTTGGGGTTAAAATCGAGTTTATTCCTTTTAAAAAGCCACAACTGGCAGAGTATCTCAACAAAGGATATTTCGATATTGCAATGTCCGGCCTTGAAATTAATATTGCCGACTTACAAAGCGTGCGCTTTAGTGACAAGGTGTTGGAGCTGCAACTGGCGCTCTTGGCCAAAGATCATGATTTAAAGAAGTTTGCTGACAAGTCAGCCTTGCTTACGCATGATAAACTGAATTTAGCTCACGTTGAATATGCTCCACTACTCAAACAATTGGCGCAGCAAAACCCTAAGGTAAAAGTGTCCAGTATTAACAATTTGCAAAGCTATTTTAAGCACCCAGAAAAATATGACGCCTTAGTGATCAGCGCAGAGGCGGGCTTTGCATGGAGCATGTTCTACCCTGAATTTGGTGTTGTGGTACCGGAAGGGGCGAGCTTGAAATACCCCGTTGGATTTGCTGTCGCCAAGCGCAATCAAGATCTACTGAGTTATGTAAATGCTTGGCTGACTATCCAGCATACCAATGGCCGTATTGAAAAAACTTATGATTACTGGATCTTAGGAAAAGGTAGTGTACAAAAGCAAACTCGCTGGTCGTTAATGGATGAACTGGAAATCGACCCAAACACACTCATTGATAAACTGAAGTTCTAA
- the recD gene encoding exodeoxyribonuclease V subunit alpha → MSQLSMDFEAFDHQGFMALLLEHKRVGKADIALAKLLNQQGYDDHFYVFLLLLIAHGRQHSCLELDNINYQDPFELGYAVADGAVELSPFSSTGIAVSALAQHPAIGEDKPLRLYANKLYLARLANYEARLAGHFEMLAKADVTLDEAKLGALLASFFPTSEEDIDWQKVACTLAIIKRFCVITGGPGTGKTTTVTKLLAILQSLYSSAPLTIKLVAPTGKAAARLSESIIGAKARLNLPPALADLLPEQAQTIHRLLGVIPNSVHYRHNQDNPLHVDVLIVDEASMVDLSLMAKLVDALPKHARLILLGDKDQLASVDTGNVLSDLCENLTLGQAPHYSQALKAKLAELSKQNLPKSGDTSAGFMLEDNLAFLQKSHRFDSRSGIGQLAFAVNSNNKRQLDSVLRQGYSDIQHHELNSETYNALIARAAGQYQRYLLAIHHGESEAIIHSEFASYQLLAAVREGPYGVNELNRRIELKLSQMGLVQPTGRFYVGMPIMITQNDYQLKLFNGDIGIILRDEQGELQASFIDEQGSVRRFYPARLPSFDRVYVMTIHKSQGSEFAYTAMILPPIQRAQQGINRQLIYTGITRAKQQFELVAQYKVLVQGMNRSVSRSSGLRSRLSN, encoded by the coding sequence ATGAGCCAGTTAAGTATGGACTTTGAGGCATTTGATCATCAGGGTTTCATGGCGCTATTGCTTGAACACAAACGAGTCGGAAAAGCCGATATCGCGCTAGCCAAGTTGTTGAATCAGCAAGGCTACGACGATCACTTCTATGTATTTTTACTATTATTAATCGCTCATGGACGTCAGCATAGTTGTTTAGAGTTAGACAATATTAATTATCAGGACCCGTTTGAGCTCGGCTACGCGGTTGCGGATGGAGCTGTAGAGTTGTCGCCATTTTCAAGCACAGGTATAGCCGTTAGCGCGCTCGCACAGCATCCTGCAATCGGTGAAGATAAGCCACTTCGGTTATACGCTAATAAGCTCTACTTGGCGAGATTAGCAAATTATGAAGCAAGGCTTGCAGGACACTTTGAAATGTTGGCAAAAGCCGATGTAACGCTGGACGAAGCAAAACTGGGTGCACTGTTGGCATCGTTTTTTCCAACCAGTGAAGAAGACATTGATTGGCAAAAAGTAGCTTGTACACTTGCAATCATTAAGCGATTTTGTGTCATCACGGGCGGCCCCGGTACGGGAAAAACCACGACGGTCACAAAACTGCTTGCGATTTTACAATCGCTTTATAGCAGTGCGCCGTTGACCATCAAGCTAGTGGCGCCAACCGGCAAAGCCGCTGCTAGGCTCAGTGAGTCAATTATTGGCGCGAAAGCGAGGTTAAATCTGCCGCCAGCGCTTGCCGACTTACTGCCGGAGCAGGCGCAAACTATTCATCGCTTGTTAGGCGTTATTCCTAATAGCGTACACTATCGTCACAATCAAGATAACCCGCTGCATGTTGATGTGCTGATTGTTGACGAAGCATCCATGGTGGACTTATCACTTATGGCAAAGCTGGTGGATGCATTACCAAAACATGCACGGCTTATTTTGCTCGGCGATAAAGATCAGCTGGCATCGGTAGATACCGGTAACGTACTCAGCGACTTATGTGAAAACTTAACGCTTGGGCAAGCACCACATTACAGTCAGGCACTGAAAGCAAAGCTAGCTGAGCTGAGTAAACAAAACCTGCCTAAGTCGGGTGATACCAGCGCTGGCTTTATGTTGGAAGATAATCTGGCATTTTTACAAAAAAGTCACCGTTTTGACAGCCGAAGTGGAATTGGCCAGTTAGCATTTGCCGTAAATAGCAATAATAAGCGGCAATTAGACAGCGTGCTGAGGCAAGGTTATAGCGATATACAGCATCATGAATTAAATAGTGAAACCTACAATGCCTTAATTGCCAGAGCGGCGGGGCAATACCAGCGATACCTGCTTGCCATTCATCATGGTGAGAGTGAGGCCATAATACATAGCGAGTTTGCCAGTTATCAATTGCTTGCGGCCGTGCGAGAAGGCCCTTACGGTGTGAACGAATTAAATCGCAGAATAGAGCTTAAGCTCAGTCAAATGGGATTGGTACAACCGACAGGGCGATTTTACGTTGGTATGCCCATTATGATCACTCAAAACGATTACCAGTTGAAACTGTTTAACGGCGATATCGGGATCATTTTACGTGACGAACAGGGTGAGCTACAGGCATCATTTATTGATGAGCAGGGCAGCGTTAGGCGCTTTTATCCTGCCAGATTGCCGAGCTTTGATAGAGTGTATGTAATGACTATCCACAAATCGCAAGGCTCGGAGTTTGCTTACACGGCAATGATACTACCACCAATTCAACGTGCGCAGCAGGGGATAAACCGCCAGCTCATTTATACAGGGATCACCCGAGCTAAACAGCAGTTTGAATTGGTGGCGCAATATAAAGTATTAGTGCAGGGTATGAATCGAAGTGTGAGCCGCAGTAGTGGTTTACGAAGTCGGTTATCAAATTGA
- the recB gene encoding exodeoxyribonuclease V subunit beta — translation MEMLNPITMPLSGQNLIEASAGTGKTYTITGLYLRYLLGLRTSDKQHEPLSVEQILVVTFTEAATQEIKDRVRKRIIQARDVLLGEVCKDELINAILAQVEDKKRAFDLLDAAAKSMDEAAIFTIHGFCQRMLKQHAFESKVAFNLEFILDESDLIDAAMADHWRRFVYPLDTEKTQAVTEQFATPYALAKQVRPLLARENAEIKPSVSLDAVFAAREKYQTLALWLKAEIVKADYINVLKNAGLAGNRAPGRKANLQALEDYVNGEQWWFEFGSSNHSFGLWGSESLADVAQYKKNTTPLEHELIRHFDTLAELHQLVGSGLKIALVQQAVTEVRALLHAHKEEYGLISPDDLLKQLHQALMGDSGERLAEKIALQYPVAMIDEFQDTDPIQYGIFSRVYAKENTALTLIGDPKQAIYGFRGADIFTYIGAKQGVAQNRQYTLATNYRSDSDVVAAVNTIFTRHPNSFIYNKDIPFIEVSAQGKAEDAQFTIASKKSSALRFSVLPNEDEALNKSAAQARLSQVFAGRAAALIEQGQSGVAKIGENPVVPADICVLVRDRIEASLIKRALNQLDIASVYLARDSVFRQPLAIALYQLLDVLHGSYDEAALRGVLAGPLFYLNNQALYDLQFNEQQWQGYLQLFSELTQLWYRSGAMAMLEHLLITCELPVIWQQQGMEVERWLTDFRHLAELLQHKQLELDGTGRVLRWFLSQLNNAQSDSSQIRLESDANLVKIVTMHASKGLEYPIVFMPFALGFREPDTLVYHQGDKLVVDLEASDDAKEKAEQERLAEDIRLLYVALTRAVHYCELGLYDIQQGRSKKSALHKTALGFALFGTETFDSAEAWQSVLSQLCEAHAAMECVRLDEITAPQQAIKTTFEDKPLASLSAKTFTGQIERHWRTTSFSQLSYHTHHGDKPAGAVDENHLLDLPEQRQEREKTSYTFPKGAKPGSCLHEIFELIDFTAPHSPKNEDKFTLTEAVTKSLDKFGIATEWQETAERWITSCLAAPLAPHPHLQLGVLPPDDCIVEMEFYLPLKPLSAVKLNKILSDITGQKSFLNFDDVKGMLKGFIDLIFKWQGQFFVLDYKSNYLGDNPEDYHYDNLNAAMSSHQYHLQYMIYTVALHRLLKQRLVDYNPEQHLGGNYYLFLRALPDNQGIFFNQLSVEQVLELDALFEESV, via the coding sequence ATGGAGATGCTTAATCCCATTACTATGCCTCTAAGTGGCCAAAACCTAATTGAAGCCAGTGCAGGTACGGGGAAAACTTACACCATCACCGGTTTATATCTGCGTTATTTACTCGGTTTGCGTACTTCTGATAAGCAACATGAGCCGTTAAGCGTTGAACAAATCTTAGTGGTAACTTTCACAGAAGCGGCAACACAAGAGATAAAAGACCGAGTGAGAAAACGCATTATTCAAGCTCGAGACGTGCTACTAGGTGAAGTCTGTAAAGATGAACTGATCAATGCGATTTTGGCGCAAGTTGAAGATAAAAAGCGTGCCTTTGATCTCCTTGATGCAGCTGCTAAGTCAATGGATGAGGCCGCGATATTCACCATTCACGGCTTTTGTCAAAGAATGCTGAAGCAACACGCTTTTGAGTCTAAGGTGGCATTTAACCTCGAATTTATTCTCGACGAGAGCGACTTGATTGACGCCGCGATGGCAGATCATTGGCGACGTTTTGTCTATCCGCTAGATACAGAAAAAACACAGGCTGTGACAGAGCAATTTGCTACACCTTATGCACTGGCGAAGCAAGTTAGACCCTTATTAGCAAGAGAAAATGCCGAAATTAAACCCTCTGTTTCCTTAGATGCAGTGTTTGCCGCACGTGAAAAATACCAAACACTAGCACTGTGGCTAAAGGCCGAAATAGTCAAAGCTGACTACATCAATGTGTTGAAAAACGCAGGGCTGGCAGGCAATCGGGCACCAGGGCGAAAAGCTAATCTTCAAGCTCTGGAGGATTATGTCAACGGTGAGCAGTGGTGGTTTGAGTTTGGTAGTAGTAATCATTCCTTTGGACTTTGGGGCAGTGAAAGCCTTGCCGATGTTGCTCAATATAAAAAGAATACAACGCCGCTGGAGCATGAGCTCATTCGTCACTTTGATACCTTGGCAGAGCTCCACCAATTGGTCGGGAGTGGGCTTAAAATCGCGCTGGTGCAACAAGCGGTGACCGAGGTAAGGGCTTTGCTTCACGCCCATAAAGAAGAATATGGCTTGATCTCTCCCGACGATTTACTTAAGCAGCTGCATCAAGCGCTGATGGGCGATAGTGGTGAACGCTTAGCCGAAAAAATTGCACTGCAATATCCAGTTGCCATGATAGATGAGTTTCAGGATACCGATCCTATTCAATATGGGATCTTCAGCCGAGTTTATGCAAAGGAAAATACGGCATTAACCTTGATAGGCGACCCAAAACAAGCCATTTACGGCTTTCGCGGAGCGGATATTTTTACTTATATCGGTGCAAAGCAAGGAGTTGCGCAAAACAGGCAGTATACGCTTGCAACCAATTATCGATCCGATAGTGACGTGGTTGCTGCAGTGAATACGATATTTACTCGCCATCCCAATAGTTTTATCTACAACAAAGATATCCCTTTCATTGAGGTGAGCGCGCAAGGTAAAGCCGAGGATGCGCAATTTACTATCGCATCTAAAAAGTCGTCAGCGCTGCGCTTTAGTGTATTACCAAATGAGGATGAAGCGCTTAACAAAAGCGCCGCGCAAGCGCGGCTAAGTCAGGTGTTCGCTGGTCGAGCTGCAGCGCTTATCGAGCAAGGGCAGTCGGGGGTTGCCAAGATTGGCGAAAACCCAGTTGTGCCAGCGGATATCTGTGTTTTAGTTCGTGACCGCATAGAAGCGAGCTTGATCAAACGAGCCTTAAATCAACTCGATATTGCCAGTGTTTACCTTGCCAGAGATAGTGTATTTAGGCAGCCGTTAGCAATTGCGTTGTATCAATTGCTTGATGTACTGCACGGGAGTTACGACGAAGCGGCGCTCAGAGGCGTGCTTGCGGGACCATTATTTTATTTAAACAACCAAGCGCTATACGACTTGCAGTTTAATGAGCAGCAGTGGCAAGGTTATTTACAGTTATTTAGTGAGTTAACACAGCTGTGGTATCGCTCTGGTGCGATGGCGATGCTGGAACACTTATTGATAACTTGTGAGCTGCCAGTGATTTGGCAACAGCAGGGAATGGAAGTGGAGCGTTGGCTTACTGACTTCCGTCATTTAGCTGAGCTTTTACAGCATAAGCAATTAGAGCTTGATGGCACGGGTCGTGTGTTACGTTGGTTTTTATCGCAGCTAAATAACGCCCAGAGTGACAGCAGCCAAATTCGCTTGGAGAGCGATGCCAATTTGGTAAAAATTGTGACCATGCACGCATCAAAAGGTTTGGAGTATCCGATTGTCTTTATGCCATTTGCGCTTGGGTTTCGTGAGCCTGATACGTTAGTTTATCACCAAGGGGATAAGTTAGTTGTCGACCTTGAAGCCAGTGATGACGCCAAAGAAAAAGCAGAGCAAGAACGACTGGCTGAGGATATTCGCTTACTTTACGTTGCGCTGACACGCGCGGTGCATTATTGCGAGCTTGGGCTTTACGACATTCAACAAGGGCGCAGTAAAAAGTCTGCGCTGCACAAAACGGCTTTAGGATTTGCCCTGTTTGGCACGGAAACTTTCGACAGTGCCGAGGCTTGGCAAAGTGTTTTAAGTCAGTTATGTGAAGCACATGCGGCAATGGAATGTGTAAGATTAGATGAAATCACCGCGCCACAGCAAGCGATAAAAACGACGTTTGAAGACAAGCCTCTAGCTTCTTTGTCCGCGAAAACCTTCACCGGTCAGATTGAACGCCATTGGCGTACTACAAGCTTTAGCCAGCTAAGCTATCACACGCATCATGGTGATAAACCTGCAGGGGCCGTGGACGAAAACCATTTACTGGACTTACCTGAACAGCGTCAAGAGCGGGAAAAAACCTCTTATACTTTCCCTAAGGGCGCCAAGCCGGGTAGCTGTTTGCACGAAATCTTTGAGCTCATAGATTTTACCGCACCGCATTCCCCTAAAAACGAAGATAAGTTTACGCTGACCGAAGCGGTCACGAAATCTTTGGATAAGTTTGGTATTGCGACTGAATGGCAAGAGACCGCTGAGCGCTGGATAACAAGCTGTTTGGCAGCACCTCTTGCGCCACATCCTCATTTACAACTTGGTGTGCTGCCACCGGACGACTGCATTGTTGAAATGGAGTTTTACTTGCCACTGAAACCACTCAGTGCAGTGAAGCTGAACAAGATCCTCAGTGATATCACTGGGCAAAAGTCGTTTTTAAATTTTGATGATGTGAAAGGCATGCTGAAGGGGTTTATCGATTTAATATTCAAGTGGCAAGGACAGTTTTTTGTGCTCGATTACAAGTCCAACTACCTTGGCGATAACCCAGAAGATTATCACTACGATAACCTCAATGCCGCGATGTCGTCTCATCAGTATCATTTACAGTATATGATTTATACCGTGGCACTTCACCGCTTGTTAAAGCAGCGCCTTGTGGACTATAACCCTGAGCAGCATTTGGGCGGGAACTACTATTTGTTCTTACGCGCATTACCGGACAATCAGGGGATTTTCTTCAATCAGTTAAGCGTAGAGCAGGTGTTAGAATTAGATGCATTATTTGAGGAGTCTGTATGA